One part of the Nostoc sp. PCC 7120 = FACHB-418 genome encodes these proteins:
- a CDS encoding glycosyltransferase family protein, translated as MNKLLPHSRIIARTSARITSHEACKCRIALYSHDTMGLGHKRRNLLIAQTLGFSPLQTDILMISGIPDASNLPTPPGVDCLTLPSLHKNIDGQYQARKLDLSLQEIIALRSQVILATIKTFKPDILIVDNVPRGAVRELDPTLEYLRREGRTHCILGLRDILDEPASVRRDWKRAANEEAIQTYYDQVWVYGDRNIYDLAKEYHFQPKTAAKFRYTGYLDQRNRLKYLNLDTVQSFKSLNLPSERLVLCLVGGGQDGAQLAETFAHAELPPGMNGIILTGPFMPREVRQKLQNYAAQRDNLRVLEYLAEPTMLLHQAERVIAMGGYNTTCELLSFGKRSLILPRVKPRKEQLIRAERLKKLGLIDFLHPDKLTSAALTDWLKLDIEPPPVRKYVDLKGLTRIPQFVHEILMSAHQEPPHAKAS; from the coding sequence ATGAACAAATTGTTACCCCACTCTAGAATCATCGCCAGAACATCGGCTAGAATCACGTCTCATGAGGCTTGCAAATGCCGTATTGCGTTGTATTCCCACGACACAATGGGTTTAGGACACAAACGCCGTAATTTATTGATTGCCCAAACTTTAGGATTTTCACCCCTACAAACTGATATTTTAATGATTAGTGGCATTCCAGATGCCAGCAATTTACCAACACCACCAGGGGTAGATTGTTTGACTCTTCCATCTCTGCATAAAAACATTGATGGGCAATATCAAGCCAGGAAACTGGATCTATCATTGCAGGAAATTATTGCATTGCGATCGCAAGTTATCCTCGCAACGATAAAAACCTTTAAACCGGATATCTTGATTGTGGATAATGTCCCACGGGGCGCAGTCAGAGAACTAGATCCCACCTTAGAATACTTGCGTAGGGAAGGTAGAACCCATTGCATACTGGGTTTGCGCGATATCTTAGATGAACCCGCTTCCGTGCGTCGAGATTGGAAACGAGCAGCCAATGAAGAAGCGATTCAAACCTATTATGATCAAGTTTGGGTGTATGGCGATCGCAACATCTATGACCTAGCCAAAGAATATCACTTCCAGCCAAAAACCGCCGCCAAATTCCGCTACACAGGCTATCTTGACCAACGCAACCGCCTCAAATATCTAAATTTAGACACCGTTCAATCATTTAAATCCCTCAATCTACCATCTGAACGCCTAGTATTATGCCTAGTAGGTGGTGGACAAGACGGAGCGCAGTTAGCAGAAACCTTTGCCCATGCGGAACTACCACCAGGGATGAATGGTATAATCCTAACAGGCCCCTTCATGCCGCGAGAAGTCAGGCAAAAACTCCAGAACTATGCAGCGCAACGTGATAATTTGCGCGTGTTGGAATATTTAGCCGAGCCGACAATGTTACTCCATCAAGCCGAACGCGTGATTGCAATGGGTGGTTACAATACCACTTGTGAATTGTTGTCATTTGGTAAGCGATCGCTTATTTTACCCCGCGTCAAACCCCGAAAAGAACAATTAATTCGGGCTGAACGATTAAAAAAACTAGGCTTAATTGATTTTCTACACCCAGATAAATTAACATCGGCTGCATTAACCGACTGGCTAAAGCTTGACATTGAACCACCACCAGTCCGTAAATACGTCGATCTCAAAGGACTAACCCGCATTCCCCAATTCGTCCATGAAATCCTCATGTCTGCTCATCAAGAACCCCCACACGCAAAAGCTTCTTAA
- a CDS encoding glycosyltransferase family protein, translated as MRMLVYSHDAYGLGNIRRMLAICEHLLQEIPELSILLLSGSPMLQGFRLPKGLDYIKLPCLNRGSSGEVAVKYLGMGVEETVRLRSQLILSAAINFQPDLFLVDKKPYGLKNELADTIHYFHHKLPQSKLVLLLRDILDSPEVTIADWRKNGYYTAIERFYHQVLIVGTPEVFDPVTEYQFCHVINRKTRYCGYMGRKPGLKSPKQIRDELQVSPEEKLILVTPGGGEDGYELVATYLAAINLLAEANRYKSLIISGPEMPITQKQQILDVAEKNPQVQVREFTDDLMSYIQAADTIVSMAGYNTVCEIICANKPAVIIPRSHPSKEQLIRAQRMAELDLFSVITPENLQPSTLQKALVNHLPVSPVKLNMEGLDKLKSYIALLLTQTSCERLFNYEKDHVLLPVP; from the coding sequence ATGCGAATGCTGGTGTATTCCCATGACGCATACGGGCTTGGTAATATCCGCAGAATGTTAGCTATTTGCGAACATTTGCTGCAAGAAATTCCTGAACTCTCAATTTTATTGCTTTCAGGTTCACCCATGTTACAGGGATTTCGCTTACCTAAAGGTCTAGATTATATCAAATTGCCTTGTTTGAATAGAGGCTCAAGTGGTGAAGTTGCGGTAAAGTATTTGGGGATGGGGGTGGAAGAGACGGTAAGATTGCGATCGCAATTGATTCTCTCTGCGGCGATTAACTTTCAACCAGACTTATTCCTGGTAGATAAGAAACCTTATGGTCTTAAAAATGAATTAGCTGACACGATTCATTATTTCCATCACAAACTTCCTCAAAGCAAGCTGGTGCTTTTACTGCGCGATATTCTCGACTCACCAGAAGTAACCATCGCTGATTGGCGCAAAAACGGCTACTATACAGCTATAGAAAGATTTTACCATCAAGTTTTAATAGTTGGAACACCAGAAGTTTTTGATCCGGTAACAGAATATCAGTTCTGTCATGTCATCAACCGCAAAACTCGTTATTGCGGCTATATGGGACGTAAACCAGGACTAAAATCACCTAAACAGATTCGAGACGAATTGCAAGTATCACCAGAGGAGAAGTTGATTTTAGTAACTCCCGGTGGCGGTGAAGATGGCTATGAATTAGTTGCTACTTATCTTGCTGCTATTAACTTATTAGCAGAAGCAAATCGCTACAAAAGTTTGATTATTTCTGGCCCCGAAATGCCTATCACTCAAAAACAACAGATTCTTGATGTAGCAGAAAAGAATCCTCAAGTGCAGGTGAGAGAATTTACAGACGATTTAATGAGTTATATCCAAGCAGCAGATACTATAGTTTCGATGGCTGGTTATAACACAGTTTGCGAGATTATATGTGCCAATAAACCTGCGGTCATCATCCCCCGTTCGCACCCATCTAAGGAGCAGTTAATTCGCGCTCAACGCATGGCTGAGTTAGATTTGTTTTCAGTAATTACTCCAGAGAATTTACAGCCATCAACATTGCAAAAAGCTCTCGTTAATCATTTACCTGTGTCTCCAGTCAAACTGAATATGGAGGGTTTGGATAAACTCAAATCTTACATTGCTTTGCTGTTAACTCAAACAAGTTGTGAACGGCTATTTAACTATGAAAAAGATCATGTTTTATTGCCAGTACCTTAG
- a CDS encoding glycosyltransferase family protein: MFYCQYLSGIGHLVRSTEIVRSLVKDFQVYFINGGPVITDFEMPLQVELIRLPALWLEDGNFRVEDTCNDVAAVKEKRKNLLISEFDRIKPDYLITEFFPFGRHKLLFELLPLMEHIKTTSPRTKLISSLRDVIGKEGDTEETAVICHLMNRYFDLLLFHADPNFQKFSESFSDYQYIKSEVVHTGFVTQSPTVNINDAHQLWGDVNVETAKIIVSVGGGRIGYELLETAIAASSILAPLRPHIIKIFTGPFMPEAQVNQLRQIAGDRGHIHIATYTLQLLEYMKTADISLSLSGYNTTMNILSTGVRAIVVPIGHEHQDKEQLLRTQKLEKLGIVDSILPQNLTASNLAERIIICLNKNRPVHQSQFNLNGAEATANYLKTF, from the coding sequence ATGTTTTATTGCCAGTACCTTAGCGGTATTGGGCATTTAGTCAGAAGCACAGAAATAGTGAGGAGTTTAGTTAAGGATTTTCAGGTTTATTTCATTAATGGTGGGCCTGTAATTACCGATTTTGAAATGCCGCTACAAGTAGAGTTAATTAGATTACCTGCACTTTGGTTAGAAGATGGTAATTTTAGAGTTGAGGATACTTGTAATGATGTGGCAGCAGTTAAGGAGAAGCGAAAAAATCTCTTGATTTCTGAATTTGATAGAATTAAACCAGATTATTTAATCACTGAATTTTTTCCCTTTGGTAGACATAAGTTATTGTTTGAATTACTGCCTTTAATGGAGCATATCAAAACTACCAGTCCCAGAACGAAACTCATTTCTAGTTTACGTGATGTGATTGGTAAGGAGGGTGATACGGAAGAAACGGCAGTTATTTGCCATTTAATGAATCGTTATTTTGATCTGTTGCTATTCCATGCTGACCCTAATTTCCAAAAATTTTCTGAGAGCTTTAGTGACTATCAATATATCAAAAGCGAAGTTGTTCATACGGGATTTGTCACCCAATCCCCAACAGTTAATATCAATGATGCCCATCAATTATGGGGTGACGTAAACGTAGAAACAGCAAAAATTATAGTCAGCGTTGGTGGTGGCAGAATTGGCTATGAGCTTTTAGAAACAGCGATAGCAGCAAGCTCAATTTTAGCTCCATTAAGACCGCATATCATCAAAATATTTACTGGCCCTTTTATGCCAGAAGCACAGGTAAATCAATTAAGACAAATAGCAGGCGATCGCGGTCATATTCACATCGCTACATATACGTTACAATTGTTGGAATACATGAAAACGGCAGATATTTCTTTAAGCTTAAGTGGCTATAACACCACCATGAATATTCTGAGTACAGGTGTGCGTGCCATTGTTGTTCCCATTGGGCATGAACACCAAGATAAAGAACAGTTATTGCGGACTCAAAAATTAGAGAAACTAGGAATTGTTGATTCTATTCTTCCACAAAATTTAACAGCATCTAATTTAGCTGAAAGAATCATCATCTGTTTAAACAAAAATAGACCTGTACATCAATCTCAATTTAACCTGAATGGTGCAGAAGCCACTGCTAATTATCTCAAAACTTTTTAA
- a CDS encoding ABC transporter ATP-binding protein: MGQRAKEKELKGVIPGILRILDKFLPYIRQQKLLIAGSFLALLLETGLRLLEPWPLKYVFDYILIPAHNNNTNLTHSYGLSPVVLLTISTVAIVVISGVGSIAAYISTYGMSLAVVRVLSTVRANVFHHLQHLSLSFHQKSKSGDLITRVTADIEKMRTVTVKTALPLFTNTFSLVGMLGIMFWLNWELALVVTAIFPLLFLLTSQMISRIRKFAKKHRDSEGVLAATTGETMGAIKVVQVLSLQEMLHSVFSTQNQKSLDEAIESLRLSAALERAVQILMAIIIAVVLWRGSYVVLHKELTPGELLVFMTYLRNAFEPMRKLSNQIGQIAKATASGERVVEILDYEPNVQDLPGAKPAHPFFGAVRFENVFFGYDTGKDILKNISLTVQPGQQIALVGASGGGKSTLLSLILRLYDPEAGRILIDGQDIREYTLNSLRQQISVVLQESVLFAVSVRENIAYGKLGATDKEVEKAARLANAHEFIMNLPQGYDTILGDRGGTLSGGQRQRIAIARAAIRQAPIVILDEPTTGLDKKSEYIVNSALAKLTEGRTTFIISHNLKAVENADIILYVEGGSILEQGTHPELMRLGGYYATLYQIQGIVEPEGDIYAVEA, translated from the coding sequence ATGGGTCAGCGAGCCAAAGAAAAGGAATTAAAGGGTGTTATTCCGGGAATCTTGCGGATATTAGATAAATTCTTGCCTTATATTCGTCAACAAAAACTTTTAATAGCTGGTTCTTTTTTGGCACTCTTATTGGAAACTGGCTTACGTTTGCTTGAACCTTGGCCTTTAAAATATGTTTTTGATTACATCCTTATCCCTGCTCACAATAACAATACAAATCTTACTCACAGTTATGGATTGAGTCCAGTTGTATTATTAACTATCTCAACTGTGGCTATTGTAGTTATTTCTGGGGTGGGTAGCATTGCTGCATATATCAGCACCTATGGAATGTCTTTGGCTGTGGTGCGGGTGTTGTCCACAGTACGGGCTAATGTTTTTCATCATTTACAGCATCTTTCTTTATCTTTTCACCAAAAATCTAAGAGTGGGGATTTAATCACCCGTGTCACCGCCGATATTGAAAAGATGCGGACTGTAACGGTGAAAACAGCCTTACCTTTATTTACCAATACATTCTCGTTGGTGGGGATGTTGGGGATTATGTTTTGGCTAAATTGGGAACTGGCGTTAGTCGTGACGGCGATTTTCCCATTGTTATTTTTGTTGACTAGTCAGATGATTAGCCGCATTCGTAAGTTTGCCAAAAAACATCGTGATTCTGAAGGTGTTTTAGCCGCAACCACTGGCGAAACTATGGGTGCTATTAAGGTGGTACAAGTCTTATCTCTTCAGGAAATGCTACACAGCGTTTTCTCAACTCAAAATCAAAAGAGTTTAGATGAAGCCATCGAATCTCTGAGACTTTCAGCCGCACTAGAAAGGGCTGTACAAATTTTAATGGCAATTATCATTGCTGTGGTGTTGTGGCGTGGTTCTTATGTGGTGCTACACAAGGAACTTACACCAGGGGAACTGTTGGTATTTATGACATATCTGCGAAACGCTTTTGAACCGATGCGGAAACTCTCCAATCAAATCGGCCAAATCGCTAAAGCCACCGCTTCCGGTGAACGAGTAGTAGAAATTCTGGATTATGAACCCAATGTACAAGATTTACCAGGGGCAAAACCAGCCCATCCTTTCTTCGGTGCAGTGCGGTTTGAAAATGTTTTCTTTGGCTATGATACAGGGAAAGATATTTTAAAAAATATTAGCTTGACTGTGCAACCGGGACAGCAAATTGCTTTAGTAGGGGCTTCCGGTGGCGGTAAATCAACGCTTCTCAGTTTAATATTACGGCTTTATGACCCAGAAGCTGGGCGGATTTTAATCGATGGTCAAGACATCCGCGAATATACTCTCAATTCTCTACGCCAGCAAATCAGCGTGGTTTTACAAGAGAGTGTGTTATTTGCAGTTAGTGTCAGGGAAAATATCGCCTATGGGAAATTGGGCGCTACTGATAAGGAAGTGGAAAAAGCTGCACGTCTGGCTAATGCCCACGAATTTATCATGAATTTGCCCCAAGGTTACGATACTATTTTGGGCGATCGCGGTGGTACACTATCAGGAGGACAAAGACAAAGAATTGCGATCGCTCGTGCTGCAATACGACAAGCACCGATAGTCATTCTTGATGAACCCACCACAGGTTTAGATAAAAAGAGTGAATATATAGTCAATTCTGCACTCGCCAAATTAACCGAGGGGCGGACAACGTTTATTATTTCCCACAACCTCAAAGCGGTAGAAAACGCAGACATAATTCTCTACGTCGAGGGTGGAAGCATTTTAGAACAGGGTACTCACCCAGAATTGATGCGTTTGGGTGGTTACTACGCCACTTTATATCAAATACAAGGCATTGTCGAACCAGAAGGAGATATCTATGCAGTTGAGGCTTGA
- a CDS encoding histidine phosphatase family protein → MQLRLEESVGTRVILLRHGESTFNALGLYQGSSDESVLTEVGRRDARITGEFLQGICFDAVYVSSLKRAQETAKEILEVINFPQNAVFIDEKLRENDMPAWEGLAFQYVREIFPEAYQLWKQRPHEFWMQIDNKTRFYPALNLYQRVQQFWREVLPNNVGKTVLVVAHGGTNRALIGTALGISPEFYHSLQQSNCGISILNFPDGYLASGQLEVMNLNYHLDFLRNEKKGKIFKRKVSRRFTRSDAEVLL, encoded by the coding sequence ATGCAGTTGAGGCTTGAAGAATCTGTAGGAACTCGCGTGATTTTGTTACGCCACGGAGAGAGTACGTTTAATGCTTTGGGATTATATCAAGGTAGTAGTGATGAGTCAGTATTAACAGAAGTTGGGCGTAGGGATGCGCGAATTACAGGGGAATTTCTCCAGGGAATATGTTTTGATGCTGTTTATGTTAGTTCACTCAAGCGGGCGCAGGAAACCGCTAAGGAAATTTTAGAGGTAATTAATTTTCCCCAAAATGCAGTTTTTATCGATGAAAAATTAAGAGAAAATGATATGCCTGCTTGGGAAGGATTAGCATTTCAATATGTGCGGGAAATATTCCCTGAAGCATATCAACTTTGGAAACAGCGCCCGCATGAATTTTGGATGCAGATAGATAATAAAACACGGTTTTATCCGGCGCTGAATTTATATCAACGGGTACAACAATTTTGGCGAGAAGTACTACCAAACAACGTAGGTAAAACTGTGTTGGTAGTTGCACATGGGGGGACAAATCGGGCTTTGATTGGGACTGCTTTGGGGATAAGTCCTGAGTTTTATCATTCTCTTCAACAGTCAAATTGTGGGATTAGTATTCTTAATTTTCCTGATGGTTATTTGGCTTCGGGGCAGTTAGAGGTGATGAATTTGAATTATCATTTGGATTTTTTGAGAAATGAGAAGAAAGGCAAAATTTTTAAACGCAAAGTATCGCGGAGGTTTACGCGGAGTGACGCGGAGGTTTTACTATGA